The following is a genomic window from Homalodisca vitripennis isolate AUS2020 chromosome 5, UT_GWSS_2.1, whole genome shotgun sequence.
AAATGAGTGTTTTCATATCTTTcatgtatattgtatatgtatttcttGTGCAAAATTGAACAATAGTAGTTTTTTGACATATGTACAGTGTCATACATCAATATGTAGACTACACGTTTAAAATTGCTCCTCTAAACCAGTCCGGGTTACCCGAATAGCCATGACACAAGATTCCACCATACACCCAATCCAATGAGATACTTGTTTGTTTACCAACTTCTGTTTCAGCTGCTCACGTAATGCAAATGAAATATCAGCTAAAAAGGCAATGCAGATTGATACCAACAACTTCAAgcaaaatgttaagtaaaataccactaaatataaaatacaactcaaaggcttttgattgatatatcttttaaaaatttgtgatcAGTCATAACAATGATATCCTGATTCTCAATAGTGGCAATGGTCCATTGCACTTATGAAAAATCAGTTCAATCGAAAAACAGTTGGTTGATGCTGTTAGGATTATTAATCattaattgtattgtgaatttgcttattataaactataattcaAGGCtgcaataataacaaaacattaaataaaacatgtccAATACAAGCATTAAGCAACATTTTTAATGGTTTGTTACTAACAAGCTGAAAACAGTTACaatccattgttttatttaattgatcaaCAGTAAagttaaaacagctgattgttatAGCTCCCTAGTAGAGCCGTCATATCATGACAGTGTTTTgatattgtttgtaaacaatttcaaaaaataaattctttcccTTACTTATCAACCACCTTTCTTGTCCTCCTCcttagactaatggttatagtctcggctctctaactgaaaGATCACGGGTTCAAGTCTCGGGGAGTGCAAataatgtatagacacgaaaaagtgtgtgtactttgaaaataaaccattgcacatcgaagcctacatagctgtagctgaggcttaaaagagaacaaaaaaaaaccaccTTTCTTGAACTTTGTATTgttggatttgtaattaaattatttaaataaaacataatgactATAAATGTCATTTACATATTACGTTTTTAATAAGTtcccattttgaaaattaatcttgtaaatagtcttataaaactattataataacaaatttcaatttataacaaatagCCATtctcagatttaaattttttacagtatgtGAAAACTTAAAATGGGAGCTGTTTGAGTGTAAGTATTAAGTTTGagtatgatattttggtttgtctttcgtttatgaataataaatagctGAAAAGGTTGGTATAAAGTTCATGGACACCCTCCCTAAAGTAAAACAGAgggtatttatatatataatttcaataaacattgaatcacaaaagtatatatatatatatatattatacttgttTTGTAGTAATATTGCTTGTGATTTAATAccatctatttttatatattacagaatAACATTGGCATGCATGAACCTCTAGTAGACAGTGAAGGCTTCCCACGAAATGATATTGATGTCTATCAAGTCAGAACTGCCCGTCACAGAATTATATGTAAGTGTTTTTTGAAACCAGCAAatgaaaatattggtaaaaattttAGTATCATGTAAAAAAATGCTTAATATCATGTAGTTAGcactgtttttttatgttttataaattttatcagtGGCAGTGATAAAGTTAAGCAAAATACATGATCACTAACAAGTAATTTGAAAATTGTGATTAATATTTTcgagtaatataatacatttgaaCATTTGGCTTTTTAATGTAGTgacatattttggattttaattgaTTTCATAATGTAGACTATAGCAGTGATGGTTCAGGTACTGTTATGAATCATGCTTTTGTGGTTAATGTTACCTGTGATACCATTAACACTTTAagagaaaaacattaaatatatacatagattCAACACATCAGAATGATGTTGGTATACATCAATTCTGGAGGTGTTAAGtatgtattttgatatatttatttactttccacATGCAATATAATGAGCATAATAAGAGGtgatcaaaacaattttattgtattagaaaACACACATGCTTTCAAAGCCAGAGGAGGACACAAATctaattattttcattcatttgtaGTAATCTAACCAATTGGTAACAGGTGTGCCAGGTAtccagaaattaaatttttttgagtgCAATTTCCATTTAATTTGGTCACAATAAACCCTTAACATATATTTCTTAAGTAGTTAATGTTATCTGagatacaattaataaaaatagtatattttatacgCCTATATATTgccagaaataaattttaaaacgttcagAATGAAGTAGCAAAAAACTGTATCATAGCTTACTAGCATATGGCAAGGTGAatttgctatttttaattttacattttcttgcatttatttataatttttagattgtACCTAGGTTTATATTAAAGAGATTCCATTAATCCGATAGCTTATACATTAATGTTCTGTATTGAAAACAGGTTTGCAGAATGACCATAAGAGTACCATGTTGAAAATAGAAGCAGGTCTGCATAAGTTGCATGCTGGTAACACTGGAGACTCTGCAGCCGAGGGTTCGTCTTCAGCCCAGCTGATGCTAGAGCCTTTCGCCTGTATCACTCTCGTCTCCGCCGGCTCTCCAGCTGATTTATGTGTAAGCTATACAATAGTAAGCTATTACGGTTTTTCCGCTATAAGGAGACCTCTGTTGTATCATTCTTCTCACTTCCTTAAATTAATCAATCTTAAAACCATtcttaaataacacttttttatttaaattacttcatTAGAAATTTGTGGTAATGGTCATAATTGAAGTGAATCTAGTGACTATTTGAGTAGACACTGCCACCGACAAGGCAATAAGAAGCTACTGAATCTGCAGTGCTCTACTACGTTCTTCAAACatccttttttatttaagtattattaaaaatcagTGGATATTACTCCAAAACAATCTAGTTCGTATTATagtttatctaaaaatatattgttaaggttgattaattaataataaaaccagtAGGAATCACACATGCAGCAGAATATTGCATTCCGTGTCAGTGTAGCAAATTCAT
Proteins encoded in this region:
- the LOC124362830 gene encoding 26S proteasome non-ATPase regulatory subunit 9 isoform X2; the protein is MSNNIGMHEPLVDSEGFPRNDIDVYQVRTARHRIICLQNDHKSTMLKIEAGLHKLHAGNTGDSAAEGSSSAQLMLEPFACITLVSAGSPADLCGLQANDQLLEFGSVNKGNFKSMQDIATVVRHSTGQMVNVTVKRKGRHSSLHFHLTPQPWSGQGLIGCKIDPLPADAIER